TTATGACCGCGCCCACCATGCTGTGGCGGATGTAGCCGTCATCGATGATCCGCTCGTCACGGTGCAGGAATGCCGGGTCACCCTGGAAAAGGGTGAAGGCAGTCTCGAAGACATCACCGAATCGCTGCTGGCCGAGACGGTCAGTGGACAGAGCACTATTGCCGCTGCCGGAGTTTCTTTCGCGCCGCATAGTGTGACAATCCACCTGCGCAGCGTCGCCGACGCGGCCGAAGACTGCTTTTCAGCTGTCATCTCCGCCGCTGACAATCTGGCCACGACGCCGATGATCGCTGCCGCGAGCCATGAGCTGCACAGCGAAAAGGTGTCCCTCGCCGACAGCCCGGCCGGGTCGACGATGCTATCCACCCTCGGCCGCATGATGAGCAGCGCCGACCTGTGTTCCCGCGAATGGATCTGGTCGCAATATGACCACACGGTCATGGGCGACACGATTGTTGCTCCGGGCTCAGATGCTGGTGTTGTCCGTGTACACGGAACGAAAAAAGGTCTGGCCATCACGACCGACGTGACGCCGCGCTATTGCCATGCCCATCCCGTCGAGGGCGGCAAGCAGGCCGTCGCCGAAAGCTATCGCAACCTGTGTGCGACCGGTGCGCGGCCCCTCGCCATCACCAACTGCCTGAATTTCGGCAACCCGCAAAAGCCCGAGATCATGACCCAGTTCGTGGGCTGTCTGCAGGGCATGTCGGAAGCCTGTGAAGCGCTCGACATGCCCGTCGTCTCGGGCAACGTGTCACTCTACAACGAAACGAACGGTGAAGGGATCCTGCCAACCCCTGCCATTGGTGCCGTCGGTCTGATCGACGATGTCGCGAGCACAGTCCGCATGAACACGGCGCAGGAAGGCGATGCCATCATCGCCCTTGGCGTCACGCGCGGCTGGCTGGGACAGTCGCTTTATCTGCGTGACAATTTTGGAATCATGGAAGGGGCGCCGCCGCCAGTTGATCTGAAGGCGGAGCGTCTGACCGGCGAATTCGTTCTCAAGCTGGTCACTGAGGCGCCGGTAACGGCCGTGCACGACGTCGCCGATGGGGGCCTTCTGGTGGCCATTGCCGAAATGGCCCTGTCCAGCGGTCAGGGACTGGCGCTGCACACACCGGTGAAAGATCGCCGAGCCGCCTTCTGGTTTGGTGAGGACCAGGGTCGATACGTCATCAGCGTCCCGTCATCAGAGGCGGATCGGATCGTGCTGAAATGCGCAATGGCTGGCGTTCAGGCATCGCGTCTGGGCGTTTTCGGCGGCGAAGACATCATTTTGGATGGACGGGATCGGCTGTCCCTCTTTGATCTGGCCGAACTTCACCGCCGGCCTCTCTCCGACCTGTTTGCAATGAAAAAGGAGCACGACATTATGCCGATCGCTCAAGACGATTTGAAAAGCCTTCTGGTCGCCGGTTTTCCGGATGCCGAGATCGAAATAACCGACCTCGCCGGCGACAATGATCACTACAAGGCACGGATCGTGTCAGCCGCCTTTAACGGCCTGAACCGGGTCAAGCAGCATCAACTGGTGTATCAGGCCCTGAAGGGGAAGATGGACAGCGAGCTGCACGCGCTCGCGCTTGAAACCGTCGCCCGCGGCTAACGGCATGCGCCTTGGATTTGGCGCGTCCGGCCCCTGGGGAAGCTCGTGGTTCAGTGAAAAAAAGGCCGCTGCGTTGATCGCAACGGCACTTGACGTTGGCATCCGCCATTTCGACACTGCCGGATTTTACGCCGGCGGTCTGGCCGAAGAGCGTTTAGGGCGCACGCTTCGCGACGCGCTTGCCCATGCTGGGCTGCGTCAGGAAGATGTGACCATCAGCACTAAAATCGGCAAGCGTATCGACGGGCAGAACCGAACCGTGCGGGATTTCTCGAGCAGCGCCATTGAAGACAGTCTGGCGTTGAGCCGCCGTCGACTTGGTACGGATACGCTCGACATCGTCTATATGCATGGACCCAATAAACATGAACTCTCCTCCTCAATTCCCCTCTTATTAGATCAGAAATCTCAAGGCAGAATTAAGGCTATAGGTGTGTGCAGCGATGGACTGCCCCTGCGCGATGCTGCACTGACCGATGGCGTTGATGTGATCATGGGTCGCTACAACGTGCTTTCAACTGAGCACGAAGACATTTTTTCTGCAGCGCGGCAGGGCAACAAATCGATCACCGCGATAGCACCACTCGCTCAAGGGTTATGGCAGAAATCACTTTTTTTCCCGCGGACACTGCAAGATGTTTGGTACCTCGCTCGCGCCATTCTTCGAAACCGTGATGACTTGCGAGAAAGCCGCGATGCAAAGTGGCTGAGCGATCTGGAGGGGTGGTCTCCGGTCGATCTCGCCTTTGCGTTTGTCCGATTGAACAGCGCGATCGACACGGTGGTGACCACCACCACCCGGCCGCATCACCTGCGCCAGTCAGCGCAGGCGTTTGCGCGCGCCATCCCGCCCGAGGTCGAAGCGTATCTGCGGGAACGCGTGCCTACGGATTAATGTGCGCGTAAAACAGCTTGTCGCCACGCTGCACGAGAATCTGGACGGGCCCTGAGC
This genomic stretch from Parvularcula sp. LCG005 harbors:
- a CDS encoding aldo/keto reductase codes for the protein MRLGFGASGPWGSSWFSEKKAAALIATALDVGIRHFDTAGFYAGGLAEERLGRTLRDALAHAGLRQEDVTISTKIGKRIDGQNRTVRDFSSSAIEDSLALSRRRLGTDTLDIVYMHGPNKHELSSSIPLLLDQKSQGRIKAIGVCSDGLPLRDAALTDGVDVIMGRYNVLSTEHEDIFSAARQGNKSITAIAPLAQGLWQKSLFFPRTLQDVWYLARAILRNRDDLRESRDAKWLSDLEGWSPVDLAFAFVRLNSAIDTVVTTTTRPHHLRQSAQAFARAIPPEVEAYLRERVPTD
- the purL gene encoding phosphoribosylformylglycinamidine synthase subunit PurL — encoded protein: MTIAPEIVAEHGLTPEEYSQIETHLGRSPNLLELGIFSVMWSEHCSYKSSRRHLAKLPTKGPQVIHGPGENAGVVDIGDNQAVIFKMESHNHPSFIEPYQGAATGVGGIMRDVFTMGARPVAMMNALRFGAIDHPKTKHLLSGVVAGIGGYGNCMGVPTIGGETNFDSRYNGNILVNAMCVGLADQDKIFLSAAKGAGNPVVYVGAKTGRDGIHGATMASAEFDDESEEKRPTVQVGDPFMEKLLLEACLELMAEDAILAIQDMGAAGLTSSSVEMAAGGIAAGAGGFDLDLDLVPQREDGMTAYEMMLSESQERMLMVLKPGKEDFARSIFDKWGVDFAVIGQTTDTGKLVIRHKGAVEADLPVGPLADEAPNYDRAHHAVADVAVIDDPLVTVQECRVTLEKGEGSLEDITESLLAETVSGQSTIAAAGVSFAPHSVTIHLRSVADAAEDCFSAVISAADNLATTPMIAAASHELHSEKVSLADSPAGSTMLSTLGRMMSSADLCSREWIWSQYDHTVMGDTIVAPGSDAGVVRVHGTKKGLAITTDVTPRYCHAHPVEGGKQAVAESYRNLCATGARPLAITNCLNFGNPQKPEIMTQFVGCLQGMSEACEALDMPVVSGNVSLYNETNGEGILPTPAIGAVGLIDDVASTVRMNTAQEGDAIIALGVTRGWLGQSLYLRDNFGIMEGAPPPVDLKAERLTGEFVLKLVTEAPVTAVHDVADGGLLVAIAEMALSSGQGLALHTPVKDRRAAFWFGEDQGRYVISVPSSEADRIVLKCAMAGVQASRLGVFGGEDIILDGRDRLSLFDLAELHRRPLSDLFAMKKEHDIMPIAQDDLKSLLVAGFPDAEIEITDLAGDNDHYKARIVSAAFNGLNRVKQHQLVYQALKGKMDSELHALALETVARG